Within Planctomycetia bacterium, the genomic segment CACTTCCAATAAATTGCGAGCGCTTCCGTCACGATCGTGACACTTGAAGCAAACACCGCCCGTGCCGGAAAAGGCTTCTTTTCCCTGTTGAATACTTGCCCACGTATAGGGCGGCTCGGCGGTCATGGGATGGATGATCTTGTCTCGTGGTACGACCCACTTAGCGACGATGCTCTTTGCAGCTTTATCGGCGAGCCCGTCCGTGATCGGTTCCTCGTCATCGACGGCTGCCTCGCGCAGGGCCGATTCCAACTCACCCCGATGCGTGAGCACCAAGACGTAGTCGACGACTGCTTCCAAATCTTCCTGCGGGAGCAAACCGAATGCGGGCATCGAGGTGCCGCGAGCCCCTCGACGAACCGTTCGCATCAAGTCGTCGCGCAACGGCTTCACGCCGTCGACGACTGACACGAACTTAAAAATCCCCTTCGAGTAATCGCGAGGTAGCGGAAGAAGCGTCTTTGCCGCCGGGCCATCGCCGTAGCCGGTCGTTCCGTGACAAGCGGCGCATCGCAGCCGATAAACTTCCGCACCATATGCCAAATGTTCGGCGATGGATTCCGGATGTCCGATCAATTTCGGCTCAAGCGGAGTTCCA encodes:
- a CDS encoding c-type cytochrome, which codes for MALVPTIALLVVGCERSVPPAHEPSSALTSLSKEDVADPEKLRNEINEQLLKHCGTPLEPKLIGHPESIAEHLAYGAEVYRLRCAACHGTTGYGDGPAAKTLLPLPRDYSKGIFKFVSVVDGVKPLRDDLMRTVRRGARGTSMPAFGLLPQEDLEAVVDYVLVLTHRGELESALREAAVDDEEPITDGLADKAAKSIVAKWVVPRDKIIHPMTAEPPYTWASIQQGKEAFSGTGGVCFKCHDRDGSARNLLEVGKDPWGHDGKAADLTSGMFHGGATSLDIYRRIYGGVKPMPAFANAYAKDPDVLWHLVHYVQYVSGARRRELLDKQAPVVSTSPESPGAAKTDGE